In Candidatus Defluviilinea proxima, a single genomic region encodes these proteins:
- a CDS encoding helicase-associated domain-containing protein, whose amino-acid sequence MPDLIHSLLKQDIGHLRIIAEFWGIELNSVDVDSAREELSASLLDFELLAELMESLSPQVDLAITDLVNSGGRIAWPAFTRKYGDIREMGAGKRDRERPHLKPSSTSEALFYRGILAKAFFETDKGSQEFAYIPDDLLLLIESSKDNEPPIEVEALGRPASPGEKGQEILANDSVLDDVTTLLAALRMGKSMDSASLLANTQKHTLAGTRASGFHGLLTSAKLIKKNTIQAEAVKAFFEAPRNEALKILQDAWVESTTFNELKLMPSIVCEGEWTNQPFETREFLLNLLDAIPEDKWWSLNSFIRDIKTKYADFQRPAGDYDSWFIKRASDGQFLRGFSYWDQVDGALIKYFITNILHWLGRVDLSIAEGATEVTAFRITSDTGRSTFDEKGKVSVSSNGKISVERTAPRVVRYQISRFCEWNEEKKDAYQYRITTNSLTKAKEQGLKAEQLLALLVKHTSGKVPPSLVQALKRWEVNGTEARVETQVILRLSRPEILEEMRKSKASKYLGEVLSPTAVTVKSGAIQKVMEALAELGVLAEINE is encoded by the coding sequence ATGCCTGATCTAATTCACTCCCTTCTCAAACAAGATATTGGACATCTCCGTATCATCGCAGAATTCTGGGGCATCGAACTGAATTCTGTCGATGTAGATTCAGCACGCGAGGAACTATCCGCCTCTCTCCTCGACTTTGAACTGCTCGCTGAATTAATGGAGTCTCTCTCCCCTCAAGTGGATCTTGCCATAACCGACCTCGTCAACTCAGGCGGACGGATCGCATGGCCCGCCTTCACGCGCAAATACGGCGACATCCGCGAAATGGGCGCAGGCAAACGCGATCGGGAGCGTCCACACCTTAAACCATCTTCCACTTCCGAAGCTCTCTTCTATCGCGGCATACTCGCCAAAGCCTTCTTCGAAACCGACAAAGGCTCACAAGAATTTGCTTACATCCCTGATGATCTATTGCTCCTCATCGAAAGCAGTAAAGATAACGAGCCGCCTATCGAGGTCGAAGCGCTTGGTCGCCCTGCATCTCCCGGCGAAAAAGGCCAAGAGATTCTCGCAAACGATTCCGTTTTAGATGATGTAACTACTTTACTTGCCGCACTACGCATGGGTAAAAGTATGGACTCAGCCAGCTTGCTGGCGAATACCCAGAAGCATACCCTAGCGGGCACACGAGCTTCTGGATTCCATGGTTTGCTTACATCAGCAAAACTCATCAAGAAAAACACCATCCAAGCTGAAGCTGTCAAAGCGTTTTTCGAAGCCCCACGCAATGAAGCGTTGAAAATCTTGCAAGATGCCTGGGTTGAAAGTACAACTTTCAACGAACTCAAGCTCATGCCCAGCATCGTCTGCGAAGGCGAATGGACAAATCAGCCATTTGAAACACGCGAATTCCTACTCAATTTGCTCGATGCCATTCCCGAAGATAAATGGTGGAGTCTCAACTCTTTTATCCGCGACATCAAAACAAAGTATGCCGACTTTCAACGTCCCGCCGGTGACTACGATTCATGGTTCATCAAACGCGCATCCGATGGACAATTTCTGCGTGGCTTCTCCTACTGGGATCAGGTGGACGGCGCACTTATCAAGTATTTCATCACAAACATCCTTCACTGGCTTGGGCGTGTGGATTTATCAATTGCAGAGGGAGCGACAGAGGTCACTGCATTTCGAATCACATCAGACACTGGCCGTTCAACATTCGACGAAAAGGGCAAGGTATCGGTTTCCTCAAACGGAAAAATCAGCGTAGAAAGAACTGCCCCACGTGTTGTTCGCTATCAAATCTCACGCTTCTGCGAATGGAATGAAGAAAAGAAAGACGCATATCAATATCGCATTACGACCAACTCGCTGACCAAAGCCAAAGAACAGGGGCTTAAAGCCGAACAGTTATTGGCATTGCTTGTCAAACACACGAGCGGTAAAGTTCCACCTTCGCTCGTGCAGGCACTCAAACGCTGGGAAGTTAATGGCACAGAGGCCCGGGTGGAGACTCAAGTCATATTAAGGCTGAGCAGGCCCGAGATTTTGGAAGAGATGCGCAAATCAAAGGCATCAAAATATTTGGGCGAAGTATTAAGTCCAACAGCAGTAACAGTCAAAAGTGGAGCCATTCAAAAAGTGATGGAGGCGTTGGCAGAATTGGGTGTACTGGCAGAGATCAATGAATAA
- a CDS encoding diacylglycerol kinase family lipid kinase, with protein sequence MHRKIKIILNPMADMGNAWRIARDLRSVTEQHGGIEWSGTVYPGHAIDLAKNSEGYDMVIAMGGDGTVHEVMNGLMQIPENKRPILGIVPAGSGNDFGHGIGISTTPTQALTHAINGEPSLVDLGLMTDADGRKEYFDNTLGIGFGATVTIRSHRLPILRGFIMYLTAVIQTIIFDHNPIQMQIESDGEKWEQSVIYLILCNGPREGGGFLIAPEAKIDDGVLHYAMITNVSRAMMFRIVPEVLKGTHGRFKEVKMGTCKKFSITADRPMYIHADGEIYSGPGSDLRKVSFEVLPNALRIVRG encoded by the coding sequence ATGCATCGCAAAATCAAGATCATATTGAATCCCATGGCAGATATGGGCAACGCCTGGCGCATCGCCCGCGACCTACGCTCCGTCACAGAACAACACGGTGGCATAGAGTGGAGCGGCACGGTCTACCCTGGTCACGCCATTGATCTGGCAAAAAACTCCGAAGGGTACGATATGGTCATTGCCATGGGCGGCGACGGTACAGTTCACGAAGTAATGAACGGCCTCATGCAAATCCCCGAAAACAAACGTCCCATCCTTGGCATTGTCCCTGCCGGATCAGGAAACGATTTTGGACACGGCATCGGCATATCCACAACTCCGACACAAGCCCTCACACATGCCATCAATGGTGAGCCATCCCTGGTTGACCTCGGCTTAATGACCGATGCAGATGGGCGCAAAGAATATTTCGATAACACGCTCGGCATTGGCTTCGGAGCAACCGTCACCATCCGTTCACACCGCCTCCCCATTCTGCGCGGCTTCATCATGTACCTCACAGCCGTCATTCAAACCATCATCTTCGATCACAACCCCATCCAAATGCAAATCGAATCCGATGGTGAAAAATGGGAACAAAGCGTTATCTACCTTATTCTCTGTAATGGTCCACGCGAAGGTGGCGGCTTTCTCATCGCTCCTGAAGCGAAAATTGACGATGGCGTCCTCCACTACGCCATGATCACCAACGTCAGCCGCGCCATGATGTTCCGTATCGTACCTGAAGTGCTAAAAGGCACACATGGCCGCTTCAAAGAAGTCAAAATGGGCACGTGCAAAAAATTCTCGATCACCGCAGATCGCCCAATGTACATCCATGCTGATGGCGAGATCTACTCCGGCCCCGGCTCTGACCTCCGTAAAGTGTCGTTTGAGGTCCTGCCCAATGCATTGAGAATAGTAAGAGGGTAA
- a CDS encoding GGDEF domain-containing protein → MKEKIYKILANARQLLDESNIPANEKDTLVKLLALLTTSAEKYSPDAMDADALPQLLINNHGLLSMLKQQTEELDTLKKLSINLTSSLDLPDVLDAVVSEAMRLIMNARDVNMFLYKNHKLSFGAALDSDGNRNKAWSTPRSNGLTYTVARTGETMIVEDMQSHPIFANAPKEWQGSIISIPLKVGSTVVGVMNLARSISGPFPSSELRLLSLLSDQAAVAISNANLHQMISRQAYSDTLTGLPNRRALDERLEEEVLSARRNNYSFAVVMMDLDGFKDINDTYGHSVGDDVLRLVFSQMARGVRNTDFLARYGGDELTLILTQSDISSAKIVTEKIVEGMKKLKFILPDKKKLKLGISGGIAIFPVHARSGPDLLRAADAALYQAKKHNRGTFQMARGVTGPISTHNIGGE, encoded by the coding sequence ATGAAAGAAAAAATTTACAAAATTCTGGCAAATGCCCGCCAATTATTAGATGAGAGTAACATTCCAGCCAATGAAAAAGACACCCTCGTCAAACTCCTTGCGCTCCTAACTACATCCGCAGAAAAATATTCTCCTGATGCAATGGACGCGGACGCCCTTCCACAGCTATTGATCAACAACCATGGACTACTGTCCATGTTGAAACAACAAACAGAAGAGCTCGATACTCTCAAGAAGTTGAGCATTAATCTCACATCCAGCCTCGACTTGCCGGATGTGTTGGATGCGGTCGTCTCCGAAGCGATGCGCCTTATCATGAATGCGCGCGATGTGAATATGTTCCTGTATAAGAATCACAAACTGTCGTTCGGTGCCGCGCTCGATTCAGATGGCAATCGTAACAAGGCATGGTCCACGCCAAGATCAAATGGACTCACCTATACAGTGGCTCGTACCGGTGAAACAATGATCGTGGAGGATATGCAAAGTCATCCCATCTTTGCCAATGCCCCAAAGGAATGGCAAGGCTCGATCATCAGTATCCCGCTCAAAGTCGGCTCGACCGTTGTTGGCGTGATGAATCTAGCACGCTCGATCAGCGGTCCATTCCCATCCTCTGAACTGCGCTTACTCAGTCTGCTTTCAGATCAAGCGGCCGTTGCGATTTCAAACGCCAACCTTCACCAGATGATCAGTCGTCAGGCTTACAGCGATACATTGACCGGCCTCCCCAACCGCCGCGCACTGGACGAACGCCTCGAAGAGGAAGTCCTATCCGCCCGCCGCAACAACTACTCCTTTGCAGTTGTGATGATGGATCTCGACGGCTTCAAAGACATAAATGACACCTACGGCCACTCTGTTGGCGATGATGTTCTACGATTGGTCTTCTCGCAAATGGCACGTGGCGTCCGCAATACAGATTTTCTAGCGCGCTACGGTGGCGACGAATTGACTCTCATTCTGACCCAATCAGATATATCCTCAGCCAAGATCGTGACAGAGAAGATCGTGGAAGGCATGAAGAAACTCAAATTCATTCTGCCAGACAAAAAGAAACTCAAACTAGGGATATCCGGCGGTATCGCCATCTTCCCCGTCCATGCCCGTAGCGGACCTGACCTTCTGCGCGCGGCGGATGCGGCCTTATATCAAGCCAAAAAGCATAACCGCGGTACTTTCCAAATGGCACGCGGTGTCACAGGTCCCATCTCAACACACAATATCGGAGGCGAATAG
- a CDS encoding SDR family NAD(P)-dependent oxidoreductase, with product MSDTPIPVSATPLKPRLRGIVIGASDGLGAALARKLAREGYTLALIARSQDKLNSLCDEIKAGGQHAIACVHDVSEYDKVPSLLRKLVAELGGLDLVVFVAGVNYPPGGIDKYNFENDRKMIEVNLIGAMAWLTPIAEMFQSAKAGQIVGIASVAGDRGRVGNPGYNTSKAGLATYLEALRNRLTRHGVNVLTVKPGFLKTEMLKAAQGATPFAIEPEKAADDIVNAMKKRKQLIYTAPIWRWVMLVIQHVPSFIFRRLSF from the coding sequence GTGTCTGATACCCCTATACCTGTCTCTGCAACCCCTTTGAAGCCGCGTTTGCGCGGTATTGTGATCGGCGCTTCTGATGGACTTGGCGCCGCACTTGCACGAAAACTTGCCCGCGAGGGATATACCCTCGCATTAATTGCCAGAAGTCAAGACAAGTTGAATTCCCTTTGTGACGAGATCAAAGCAGGTGGACAACATGCCATTGCTTGTGTGCATGATGTCAGTGAATATGATAAAGTGCCGAGTCTGCTTCGTAAACTTGTTGCTGAGTTGGGCGGCCTTGACCTGGTTGTCTTTGTCGCTGGCGTGAATTATCCGCCCGGTGGGATCGATAAATACAACTTTGAAAACGACCGCAAGATGATCGAAGTCAATCTCATCGGTGCGATGGCCTGGCTTACGCCCATTGCTGAAATGTTCCAATCTGCCAAAGCAGGTCAGATCGTTGGCATCGCATCTGTCGCGGGTGACCGTGGCCGTGTGGGCAACCCCGGTTATAACACATCCAAGGCAGGGCTGGCAACATATCTTGAGGCATTACGAAACCGTCTGACACGCCATGGCGTTAATGTGTTGACGGTTAAGCCGGGTTTCTTGAAGACTGAAATGCTCAAAGCGGCGCAAGGAGCTACTCCATTTGCGATCGAGCCCGAAAAGGCCGCCGACGATATCGTCAACGCCATGAAGAAACGCAAACAATTGATCTATACTGCGCCTATCTGGCGCTGGGTCATGCTGGTAATACAGCATGTGCCATCGTTCATTTTCAGAAGACTATCTTTCTAA
- a CDS encoding FAD-binding oxidoreductase has product MSLSLSTFTTLENFGHSLKSSCYRIQVKQVEDIQEAFLTAKKLGLTVTARGTGISYNDVSLNGGGIVLDMSGMNQILEWDPATGYVRCEAGVTLQQLWQTVEPDGWWPPVVSGTMKTTLGGCLAANIHGKNNFKAGPIGEHVTGFTAILPTGALITCSPKKNADLFYSMISGLGMLGIFVSVTMKMKRVYSGLIAVDARPVPNLHEHLSDLLENAPHYDYIVGWLDTFPSGKHLGRGQIHASRNLKEGEDANAQETLQLKYQHLPDRLFGVMPKSLLHYFMNPFVNNVGWRAVNIAKYVASQRKHTFRQSHAEFHFLLDYVPDWERSVGRGGLIQYQSFLPKETAEDAWREMLLLSQKNGLPSYLGVTKRHRPDNFLLTHAVDGLSLAMDFKVTDKNRARLGKQLQEFDRIVLSAGGRFYFAKNSETSAESTRKFLGDETIAKFKKLKKRCDPNGLLESDLYRRIFK; this is encoded by the coding sequence ATGTCCCTTTCTCTCAGTACGTTCACAACGCTTGAAAACTTTGGCCACTCTTTAAAATCATCTTGTTATCGAATACAAGTTAAACAGGTCGAAGATATTCAAGAAGCTTTTCTCACTGCAAAGAAGCTCGGCCTCACCGTTACGGCGCGTGGCACGGGCATTAGTTATAACGATGTCTCGCTCAATGGCGGCGGCATTGTGTTGGATATGTCGGGGATGAATCAGATTCTCGAATGGGATCCAGCTACCGGCTACGTCCGATGCGAGGCCGGGGTCACGCTCCAACAATTATGGCAAACGGTCGAGCCCGATGGTTGGTGGCCTCCTGTTGTTTCGGGTACGATGAAGACAACATTGGGTGGGTGTCTTGCCGCGAACATTCACGGTAAAAATAATTTCAAAGCGGGTCCCATCGGCGAGCATGTGACCGGGTTCACTGCGATCCTGCCCACTGGTGCGTTAATCACTTGCTCACCCAAAAAGAATGCGGATTTGTTCTACTCGATGATCAGCGGACTTGGGATGTTGGGCATCTTCGTATCTGTGACCATGAAGATGAAGCGCGTCTATTCTGGACTGATAGCTGTGGACGCGCGCCCTGTGCCGAATCTCCACGAACACTTGAGTGACCTACTTGAGAACGCGCCTCATTACGATTACATCGTGGGCTGGCTCGATACATTCCCCAGTGGAAAACATCTTGGCCGCGGACAGATCCATGCCTCGCGCAATTTGAAAGAAGGCGAAGACGCCAACGCACAAGAGACATTGCAACTCAAGTATCAGCACTTACCTGATCGTTTATTTGGTGTGATGCCTAAGTCGTTGTTGCATTACTTTATGAATCCATTTGTGAACAATGTAGGTTGGCGGGCGGTAAATATTGCCAAGTATGTTGCGAGCCAGCGGAAACATACGTTCCGTCAGTCACATGCGGAGTTTCACTTCTTGTTGGATTATGTCCCTGATTGGGAACGCTCGGTTGGGCGAGGTGGATTGATCCAGTATCAATCATTCTTACCGAAAGAGACTGCCGAAGATGCCTGGCGCGAGATGTTGCTTCTCTCACAGAAGAACGGACTGCCTTCTTATTTGGGCGTGACCAAACGCCATCGCCCGGATAACTTCCTGCTCACGCATGCCGTGGATGGCCTATCACTTGCAATGGATTTCAAAGTGACAGATAAGAACCGCGCAAGATTAGGCAAACAATTGCAGGAGTTTGATCGTATCGTCCTTTCAGCGGGCGGGCGATTCTATTTTGCCAAGAACAGCGAGACCTCCGCCGAAAGCACGCGCAAGTTTTTAGGTGATGAAACAATCGCCAAGTTCAAGAAACTCAAGAAGCGTTGCGACCCGAACGGGTTGCTGGAGTCCGATTTGTATCGGAGAATATTCAAATAA
- a CDS encoding lipoyl(octanoyl) transferase: MNFIVEDLGLIEYESAWKLQEQYATEIAEGKRSPTLLLLEHPHVYTFGRRGKQENLLWGESQLKEKGIAVHWVDRGGDVTYHGPGQLVGYPLLPLIPLRPDRSSQESNDQSIVPSYAPDPTLSTMRPVRSVPDADYVGYVRKLEKVLISTLANLGIVAGQRLGLTGVWVQADVYSRCTRCKPEDRKKPAKIAAIGVKVDARGVSRHGFALNVNPDMDYWDGIIACGLQDEPIVSLADLLPAPPSMERVKAEVVKAFGEIF; this comes from the coding sequence ATGAATTTTATTGTTGAAGATTTGGGCCTGATCGAATATGAATCCGCGTGGAAGTTGCAGGAGCAATATGCGACGGAGATCGCGGAGGGGAAGCGCTCGCCGACACTTTTATTGCTGGAGCATCCTCACGTATATACGTTCGGGCGGCGAGGAAAGCAGGAGAATTTGTTGTGGGGCGAATCGCAACTCAAGGAAAAAGGGATTGCGGTCCATTGGGTGGATCGGGGTGGCGATGTGACGTATCACGGGCCGGGGCAGTTGGTAGGGTATCCGTTGTTGCCGTTGATTCCGTTAAGACCTGACAGGTCTTCACAGGAATCTAACGATCAAAGCATTGTGCCTTCCTATGCGCCCGACCCGACTCTCAGTACGATGAGACCTGTCAGGTCTGTACCTGATGCCGATTATGTTGGTTACGTCCGCAAGTTAGAGAAGGTATTGATCAGCACGTTGGCAAATCTCGGCATTGTGGCGGGTCAACGCCTCGGCCTCACAGGCGTTTGGGTACAGGCGGATGTGTATTCACGTTGCACGCGTTGCAAGCCCGAAGACCGCAAGAAACCAGCCAAGATCGCGGCAATTGGTGTTAAAGTGGACGCGCGCGGCGTGTCACGTCATGGCTTTGCGTTGAATGTGAATCCAGACATGGACTATTGGGATGGTATCATCGCGTGTGGGTTGCAGGATGAACCCATCGTCTCCCTCGCGGACCTGTTGCCTGCTCCGCCCTCGATGGAACGAGTCAAAGCGGAAGTGGTGAAAGCGTTTGGAGAGATATTCTGA
- a CDS encoding DUF1800 family protein, protein MAQPQARINRRDFLKLMGTFASVAGASVAVTACAPEQVPGPDPTRVVPPVVDSTSVPPEPVLPPVPLGIIALNRMGFGPRPGDFDAFNLLGGTDDERLRAYVAQQLNPDSIDDSDFEARYNAAGFETLHKTQEELYFDHIANNPYDSNDDAYWDWYSKPAHELVDATFLRAVYSKKQLVEVLADFWHNHFNVYFWQDDGVPLLVSYNRDVLRKHMFGNFRQMLEAIATHPSMLYYLNQNNSSDAGPNENFARELFELHTLGAENYLGVRDPNTVEKDANGIAIGYVDNAPDQLKRVVEVILLSPEFRGSWGAKIKRPIEAAISIMRTLNADFTRLPGGIPWMCSMMGQPIFERRPPDGYPDVKEAWANSMSLLYRWNFAVGISENWMDDEEQGRIIRTDILGQTPVEIRTAESLADFWIPRLLNRTMSEADRQAVISVMAQDHGPQDELDQDHINWVLPAMVEVILMSPDFQWK, encoded by the coding sequence ATGGCTCAACCTCAAGCTAGAATTAATCGTAGGGATTTTCTGAAGTTGATGGGGACATTTGCGAGCGTAGCAGGGGCGTCAGTGGCGGTGACTGCTTGTGCGCCGGAACAGGTTCCAGGTCCAGACCCGACGCGGGTGGTTCCTCCTGTTGTCGATTCGACCAGCGTCCCGCCTGAGCCTGTTTTGCCGCCGGTTCCATTGGGGATCATCGCATTGAATCGCATGGGATTTGGTCCACGACCGGGCGATTTTGATGCATTCAATCTATTGGGCGGGACAGATGATGAACGTTTGCGTGCGTATGTTGCTCAACAACTCAACCCTGATTCGATCGACGACAGTGATTTTGAAGCGCGTTATAACGCGGCAGGTTTCGAGACCTTACATAAAACGCAGGAAGAATTGTATTTTGACCATATTGCCAATAACCCCTACGACTCGAACGATGATGCGTATTGGGATTGGTACAGCAAGCCAGCTCATGAGCTTGTGGATGCAACCTTTCTGCGAGCAGTGTATAGCAAGAAACAACTCGTAGAGGTGCTGGCAGATTTTTGGCACAATCATTTCAATGTCTATTTTTGGCAGGATGATGGTGTGCCGTTGCTGGTCTCATACAACCGTGACGTATTGCGTAAACATATGTTTGGTAATTTCCGTCAAATGTTGGAAGCAATTGCAACGCATCCATCCATGTTGTATTACCTGAACCAAAACAATTCGTCTGATGCAGGGCCGAACGAAAATTTTGCGCGCGAGCTTTTTGAGTTGCACACGCTTGGGGCGGAGAATTACCTTGGGGTGCGCGACCCGAATACGGTCGAGAAAGATGCGAATGGCATCGCTATCGGGTATGTTGATAACGCGCCTGATCAACTCAAGCGTGTTGTAGAAGTGATCCTACTTTCACCTGAGTTCCGTGGATCATGGGGTGCAAAGATCAAACGTCCCATCGAAGCGGCGATCTCGATCATGCGCACTCTTAACGCAGACTTTACCAGATTACCCGGCGGCATCCCGTGGATGTGCTCGATGATGGGGCAGCCCATCTTCGAACGCCGCCCACCGGATGGTTACCCAGATGTGAAGGAAGCCTGGGCCAATTCCATGTCACTGTTGTATCGCTGGAATTTTGCTGTGGGCATCTCTGAAAATTGGATGGACGACGAAGAGCAGGGACGCATCATCCGTACCGATATTCTGGGGCAAACACCTGTAGAGATTCGCACCGCTGAATCCCTTGCGGATTTCTGGATCCCTCGCCTTTTGAATCGCACCATGTCTGAAGCGGACCGTCAGGCCGTGATCTCGGTCATGGCGCAGGATCATGGCCCGCAGGATGAACTTGATCAGGATCACATCAATTGGGTTTTGCCCGCGATGGTGGAAGTGATTCTCATGAGCCCCGATTTTCAATGGAAATAA
- a CDS encoding DUF1501 domain-containing protein, whose product MPSLKFTRRHFLQGCSSAIAALAGARLTNAAFAQQDDPTDTLVVVFLRGGWDALNVVAPIAGDDRGYYEAARPDIKITNLLPLNDQFGMHPALAPLHELYQQGKMAAIHAVGLNYDTRSHFDAMEYIELGTPGSKSTTSGWITRYLQSTGTTSILPALSTVGAPSSLLNYVPTVNLNDPGDFSQWENGLAVSQQKALRQMYNGETLLHRAGLRTLESLDIVHPLVEQEYQPSNGASYNDDELSQQLKTVARMIKLDAGLRVATVDYGGWDTHEYETDGNGGYIAELLGNLASGLSNFYLDLDSGYTDRLSVVVISEFGRRLVQNEDYGTDHGHGNVMFTLGGDVNGGQVYGTWPGLHNDQLYDHADLAITTDYRQVLSELLARRLRNTNAGTIFPGFAPSGELGIFRS is encoded by the coding sequence ATGCCCTCCCTCAAATTTACTCGTCGACACTTCCTGCAAGGATGTTCCTCCGCCATTGCCGCACTGGCTGGCGCACGCCTTACCAACGCCGCATTTGCGCAACAGGATGACCCAACTGATACGCTGGTCGTTGTCTTTTTGCGTGGCGGTTGGGACGCACTCAACGTTGTCGCGCCAATTGCTGGCGATGATCGCGGATACTACGAAGCTGCACGTCCCGATATCAAGATCACGAACCTGCTTCCTTTGAACGATCAATTCGGCATGCATCCTGCGCTCGCGCCGTTGCATGAACTGTATCAACAAGGAAAAATGGCCGCCATCCATGCTGTGGGGCTGAACTACGATACGCGTAGCCACTTCGATGCAATGGAATATATCGAACTGGGTACACCCGGTTCAAAGAGCACCACCTCAGGTTGGATCACACGTTATTTGCAAAGCACCGGCACAACATCCATTTTGCCTGCGCTTTCCACCGTAGGTGCTCCATCGTCCTTATTGAATTATGTTCCGACCGTAAATCTCAACGACCCCGGCGATTTCTCGCAATGGGAGAACGGTCTGGCTGTATCTCAACAAAAAGCCCTGCGCCAGATGTACAACGGCGAAACCCTTCTGCATCGCGCTGGTTTGCGTACTTTAGAATCGCTTGATATTGTGCATCCGCTTGTGGAACAGGAATATCAACCGTCCAATGGCGCATCCTACAACGACGATGAACTGAGTCAACAACTCAAGACTGTTGCCCGCATGATCAAATTGGATGCTGGCCTGCGTGTTGCTACAGTGGATTACGGCGGCTGGGACACGCATGAGTACGAGACCGATGGCAATGGCGGGTACATCGCTGAACTGCTTGGCAACCTCGCCTCGGGCCTTTCCAATTTTTACCTCGATCTCGATTCGGGATACACAGACCGCCTGTCAGTTGTTGTGATCAGCGAATTTGGGCGGCGCCTCGTGCAGAATGAAGATTACGGTACCGATCACGGTCACGGCAATGTTATGTTCACACTCGGTGGCGACGTCAACGGGGGGCAGGTTTACGGCACGTGGCCCGGTCTGCATAACGATCAGCTTTACGATCACGCTGACCTCGCCATCACAACCGATTACCGTCAGGTCTTGAGCGAACTTCTCGCGCGGCGTTTGCGAAACACAAATGCGGGGACGATCTTCCCCGGTTTTGCTCCATCGGGTGAATTGGGAATCTTCCGCTCGTAG
- a CDS encoding FTR1 family protein, giving the protein MLATYLLSLREGLEAALIIGIVLGAVSKIRRTDLTSSVWLGTLSAVVVSILTAIVLTSFGMSLEDGAEQIFEGITMFIAAGILTWMIFWMGKQARFLKSELEDGVNKAASSTGKRAVFWLAFMAVVREGVELAIFITAAFFAGDPNQLMSNTIQTLAGTILGLGTAALLGYTIFASTLRLDLRRFFQVTGIMLILFAAGLVAHGVHEFNEVGWIPVIVEHIWDVNMILDENSVVGQLLKTLFGYNGNPSLTEMIAYFAYIIVTFIFWRRENTVPAKATAESAA; this is encoded by the coding sequence ATGTTAGCAACCTATTTATTGTCCCTACGTGAAGGCCTTGAAGCCGCCCTCATTATCGGTATTGTCCTTGGCGCAGTCAGCAAGATCCGTCGCACCGACCTTACCTCGTCCGTTTGGCTCGGCACATTGAGCGCGGTCGTAGTAAGCATCCTTACCGCTATAGTGCTCACCAGCTTTGGCATGTCCCTTGAAGATGGCGCTGAACAGATCTTTGAAGGCATCACCATGTTCATCGCGGCGGGCATCCTTACCTGGATGATCTTCTGGATGGGCAAACAAGCCCGTTTCCTCAAGAGTGAACTCGAAGATGGTGTCAACAAAGCCGCCTCATCCACCGGCAAACGTGCTGTCTTCTGGCTGGCGTTCATGGCGGTTGTCCGCGAAGGTGTGGAGCTTGCCATCTTTATCACTGCCGCATTTTTCGCCGGTGATCCAAATCAACTGATGTCCAATACCATCCAAACACTGGCTGGCACGATCCTTGGTCTCGGCACTGCCGCATTACTCGGCTACACTATTTTTGCCAGCACACTCCGCCTCGATCTGCGTCGCTTCTTCCAAGTGACAGGCATTATGCTCATCCTGTTCGCGGCTGGGCTTGTAGCACATGGCGTCCATGAATTCAACGAGGTCGGCTGGATCCCTGTTATCGTCGAACATATTTGGGATGTGAACATGATCCTCGATGAAAATTCCGTCGTTGGTCAATTACTCAAGACCCTCTTCGGCTACAACGGCAACCCGTCTCTCACCGAGATGATCGCCTACTTCGCCTATATCATCGTCACATTCATTTTTTGGAGACGAGAGAACACGGTCCCTGCCAAAGCGACAGCTGAATCAGCGGCATAA